From Vigna unguiculata cultivar IT97K-499-35 chromosome 5, ASM411807v1, whole genome shotgun sequence, the proteins below share one genomic window:
- the LOC114184897 gene encoding phenolic glucoside malonyltransferase 1-like, translating into MASQNLKIHEQCSVAPPSAPQTSLPLVFFDLFWLRFHPVERIFFYSLPVTHSNPSIFYTQVVPNLKTSLSHTLHHFSPLAGNVLWPNGSSKPVVQYTPGDAVSVVLAESEADFDHALDNTPKEASELRCLVPHLESSDSHASVMALQITLFPNRGFAIGISTHHAVLDGKSSTLFVKAWASLCKTSDDDSESSPSSLPSLAPELEPLFDRTVIKSPSELGFNASFDLTKLVINSFPGENREERCLKLLPFPPRLEDQVRGTFVLTVADLERLKNWVLSKWDSVDIVEAEPNSNSTVSSKPTKLSTFVVTCAYAVVCIAKAWHGVEKEKNRFAGGFSVDCRARLEPPIPENYFGNCVWGNFLDAKPSAFIKEEGFVIIAKSIHSKIKEMLDKGVFHDADTFAARFAASAKEGIEIIGIAGSNRFGVYGNDFGWGKPSKVEIASIDRALTIGLAEKRDEKGGVEVGVVLKRSVMDLFATLFRGGLTDE; encoded by the coding sequence ATGGCTTCCCAAAACCTCAAAATCCATGAACAGTGCAGTGTTGCTCCACCCTCTGCACCCCAAACATCCCTCCCTCTCGTATTCTTCGACCTCTTCTGGCTGAGGTTTCACCCTGTGGAACGCATCTTCTTCTATTCCCTCCCTGTAACCCATTCAAACCCATCCATTTTCTACACCCAAGTTGTTCCAAACCTCAAAACTTCACTCTCTCACACCCTCCATCACTTTTCTCCTCTCGCCGGCAACGTCCTGTGGCCCAATGGTTCTTCCAAACCCGTCGTTCAGTACACCCCAGGCGACGCCGTTTCAGTGGTGCTTGCAGAATCCGAAGCCGATTTTGACCACGCGTTGGACAACACACCCAAAGAAGCGTCAGAGTTACGTTGTTTGGTGCCTCACTTGGAATCCTCAGATTCTCATGCCTCTGTTATGGCTCTCCAAATCACTCTGTTCCCTAACAGAGGGTTCGCCATAGGAATCAGCACTCACCACGCCGTCCTTGACGGAAAATCTTCAACTCTTTTCGTCAAAGCTTGGGCTTCTCTGTGTAAAACCAGTGATGATGACTCTGAGTCATCACCATCATCGTTACCATCTTTGGCTCCAGAATTGGAGCCTTTGTTTGACAGAACAGTCATAAAAAGCCCGAGTGAGTTAGGGTTCAACGCATCATTCGATTTAACTAAGCTCGTAATCAATTCGTTCCCAGGTGAAAATAGGGAAGAAAGATGCTTGAAGCTTCTACCTTTCCCTCCAAGATTGGAGGATCAGGTCCGAGGGACATTCGTCCTCACGGTAGCAGATTTGGAGAGATTAAAGAATTGGGTGCTGTCCAAGTGGGACAGTGTAGACATAGTTGAAGCAGAACCAAACTCAAACTCAACGGTTTCTTCAAAACCAACCAAACTGTCGACTTTTGTTGTAACCTGCGCTTATGCTGTGGTTTGCATTGCGAAGGCCTGGCACGGAgttgaaaaggagaaaaataggTTTGCTGGTGGGTTCAGTGTGGATTGCAGGGCCAGGTTGGAGCCTCCAATTCCTGAAAACTATTTTGGGAACTGTGTGTGGGGGAATTTCTTGGATGCTAAACCGTCAGCATTTATAAAGGAAGAAGGGTTTGTTATTATTGCCAAAAGTATTCatagtaaaataaaagagatgTTAGATAAGGGTGTTTTTCATGACGCAGATACTTTTGCTGCTAGATTTGCAGCTTCCGCAAAAGAGGGAATTGAAATCATAGGAATTGCAGGGTCAAACCGTTTTGGGGTTTATGGGAATGATTTTGGTTGGGGAAAGCCTTCAAAGGTGGAGATTGCATCGATTGATAGAGCCCTAACAATTGGATTGGCAGAGAAGAGAGATGAGAAAGGTGGTGTTGAAGTTGGCGTTGTTCTGAAGAGATCTGTGATGGATCTATTTGCCACTTTGTTTCGTGGAGGATTAACAGATGAGTGA